In Triticum urartu cultivar G1812 chromosome 6, Tu2.1, whole genome shotgun sequence, the following proteins share a genomic window:
- the LOC125512824 gene encoding uncharacterized protein LOC125512824 — protein sequence MYPRTTTCFLAAAVALLLLLASYPCAAAALRLPPPPPVLLLGGDAGAFGRSAAREGKELAVGAARRLGHRTPVWRPPSPRPQASQGVYTPTPPPPTSINE from the exons ATGTACCCACGGACAACCACCTGTTttctcgccgccgccgtcgccctccTCCTCCTGCTGGCCTCCTATCCATGCGCGGCCGCCGCACTTCGCCTGCCGCCGCCCCCTCCAG TGCTGCTGCTAGGTGGCGACGCCGGTGCTTTCGGCCGGAGCGCGGCGCGTGAGGGGAAGGAGCTGGCAGTGGGAGCTGCCAGGCGCTTGGGGCATAGGACGCCGGTGTGGAGGCCTCCCTCGCCGAGACCCCAGGCCAGCCAGGGGGTGTACACGCCGACGCCGCCACCGCCGACGTCGATAAACGAATAG